In a genomic window of Bacillus sp. 2205SS5-2:
- a CDS encoding 4'-phosphopantetheinyl transferase family protein encodes MSNIYSVYLNKDLPDDHFDRLLSLLTLEKQEKIKRFVFPMDALRSLVAELLSRYLVGIRLQLNNDQIHFEVNSYGKPFVKGPTDFHFNVSHAGTWVVCAIDTQPIGVDVEKTIPIDLKLADHFFSIKEQHDLNGLPHLEQQSYFFDLWCLKESYIKMVGKGLSIPLDSFTFSCLKQQIFFCSEYEDSVVYSKTYNLTPEYKMAVCQRNANFTDKVHNIPFQTLVNKMLSC; translated from the coding sequence ATGTCAAATATTTACTCGGTCTATCTAAATAAAGACCTCCCTGATGACCATTTCGACCGTCTGTTATCTCTACTCACATTGGAAAAGCAGGAAAAAATTAAACGATTTGTTTTCCCTATGGATGCATTACGAAGTTTAGTAGCCGAGTTGCTATCACGTTATTTGGTTGGAATCAGGCTGCAACTTAATAATGACCAGATACATTTTGAAGTGAATAGTTATGGAAAACCATTTGTTAAAGGACCGACAGATTTCCATTTTAACGTCTCTCATGCTGGTACATGGGTTGTTTGTGCAATTGATACACAACCAATTGGAGTAGATGTTGAAAAAACGATACCAATCGATTTGAAATTAGCAGATCATTTTTTTTCAATAAAAGAGCAACATGATTTAAATGGGCTACCTCACCTAGAACAACAATCCTACTTCTTTGATCTTTGGTGCTTGAAAGAAAGTTATATTAAAATGGTAGGAAAAGGACTTTCAATTCCTTTAGATTCATTTACCTTCAGTTGCTTGAAGCAACAGATTTTTTTCTGTTCAGAATATGAGGACTCCGTTGTATATTCCAAAACGTATAACTTGACCCCTGAGTATAAAATGGCGGTTTGTCAAAGAAATGCCAATTTTACTGATAAAGTGCATAATATTCCTTTTCAAACGTTAGTTAATAAAATGTTAAGTTGCTAA
- a CDS encoding transposase, protein MPIYFNFFLPPYSPELNLIEGLWGWLKKSVIYNVFYKSVKEIIKAV, encoded by the coding sequence ATGCCAATCTACTTCAATTTTTTTCTTCCACCCTATAGTCCAGAACTAAATCTTATTGAAGGGCTTTGGGGATGGTTGAAAAAATCCGTGATTTATAATGTGTTTTATAAAAGCGTAAAAGAGATCATAAAAGCTGTTTAA
- a CDS encoding helix-turn-helix transcriptional regulator → MNTVSYRLKELRKEAGLTQSDLAEGIVNRSYISQIEKGKVQPSYKLLQAICEKLNCTINDLIAESELEGITNLEVDRELNSVEEYLEKNEYLLAEEKLKHINPESHELNNYQLGVFNFCYGEVVHQLYNIAEAENYLRKSIEHFSHKNYLKEKLKSQNHLAELLIKQNRILESFDILDQSYDEVVFNKITGIEKISLLINLGIVHGRLGEYYSAIRFLKEANDLNKSTGMFYKSGIIHMVLGLCNRRINKINDAKVTYEKAIGFLKSAEDFINLAGTYINLGILLRHTGNFNKSETYLFLAKEVYTDLNDSTGLDNAIYEICTTKTSKGEYHEAEEMALNYLKQVPKNSPIISKLYLTLGLGKKKQKLYEDAITYFKLALEKSDGVLSSKIMDYMAETYYTLKDYQNSSYYYFSTKQ, encoded by the coding sequence ATGAATACCGTAAGTTATAGATTAAAAGAACTAAGAAAAGAAGCTGGATTGACTCAAAGTGACTTAGCCGAAGGAATTGTGAACAGGAGTTATATTAGTCAGATAGAAAAAGGCAAAGTACAACCTTCCTATAAGTTACTACAAGCTATCTGCGAAAAGCTAAACTGTACCATAAATGATCTTATTGCAGAGTCTGAACTAGAAGGCATTACTAATTTGGAAGTTGACAGAGAGCTAAATTCAGTTGAAGAATACTTAGAAAAAAACGAATACCTTTTGGCAGAGGAAAAGCTAAAACATATTAATCCAGAATCCCATGAACTTAATAATTATCAATTAGGTGTTTTTAACTTTTGTTATGGAGAGGTTGTACACCAACTATATAATATAGCTGAAGCGGAAAATTATTTAAGAAAAAGTATAGAACATTTTTCTCATAAAAATTATCTGAAGGAGAAACTTAAATCTCAAAATCATTTAGCTGAACTTTTGATAAAACAAAATCGAATATTAGAGAGTTTCGATATTTTAGATCAGTCCTATGATGAGGTTGTGTTTAATAAAATAACCGGTATAGAGAAAATCTCTTTACTTATAAATTTAGGAATTGTTCACGGAAGACTTGGTGAATACTACTCTGCAATTAGGTTTTTAAAGGAAGCAAATGATTTAAACAAATCAACTGGCATGTTTTATAAAAGTGGAATAATACATATGGTACTTGGATTATGTAACCGCAGAATAAATAAAATTAATGATGCAAAAGTCACTTATGAAAAAGCTATCGGTTTTCTGAAAAGTGCGGAAGATTTTATAAACTTAGCAGGTACATATATAAACTTAGGTATTTTGTTAAGGCACACCGGAAACTTTAATAAATCCGAAACATACCTCTTCTTAGCAAAGGAAGTTTATACTGACTTAAATGATTCTACGGGGTTGGACAATGCTATTTATGAAATTTGTACTACAAAAACTTCTAAAGGGGAGTATCACGAAGCGGAAGAAATGGCTTTAAACTATCTAAAACAAGTGCCAAAGAACAGCCCTATTATTAGTAAGCTTTATCTCACTTTAGGACTAGGTAAGAAGAAACAAAAATTATACGAAGATGCTATTACTTATTTTAAGTTGGCTTTAGAAAAATCAGATGGTGTATTATCTTCAAAAATCATGGATTATATGGCTGAAACATACTATACACTCAAAGATTATCAGAACTCATCGTATTATTATTTCAGTACAAAACAATAA